In Flavobacteriales bacterium, one DNA window encodes the following:
- a CDS encoding phosphatase PAP2 family protein, whose protein sequence is MKNSFVRFLQTPIFFLIALLIPLSQQAQQSGNVYELNWAIDAPVIAGAGALTGYGFSMISEQDPIDDETLAGLSVDGINRFDRSFAGNYSIKAEEHSDILFYGAFPYGLILLLDQEARSEAGTIGTMYVEALALAAAGYATAAGNTSRFRPYVYKFDEPDNQELQDDRRSLHARNSFYGGHPSMVAVSTVFVAKTFHDLNPDSDLRYALWGVAAASTLTTGYLRVQAGKHFPSDVITGVVISSSIGFLVPHLHKRDRKDTALQILPYTGEHTGILLSKRF, encoded by the coding sequence ATGAAAAATTCCTTTGTCCGATTCCTCCAGACACCCATATTCTTCTTGATCGCTCTTCTCATTCCTTTAAGTCAGCAGGCCCAGCAATCTGGAAATGTCTATGAATTGAACTGGGCCATCGATGCGCCAGTGATCGCAGGTGCGGGAGCACTCACCGGTTACGGATTCTCCATGATCTCAGAGCAGGATCCCATCGATGATGAGACCTTGGCCGGCCTTTCTGTGGACGGAATCAATCGCTTCGACCGCAGTTTTGCAGGGAATTACTCGATCAAGGCAGAGGAGCATAGTGACATCCTGTTCTACGGAGCTTTCCCTTATGGGCTCATCCTTCTTCTGGACCAAGAAGCCCGTAGTGAAGCGGGTACTATCGGGACCATGTACGTGGAGGCCCTGGCACTGGCCGCGGCCGGATATGCCACTGCTGCCGGGAATACCAGTCGATTCAGACCTTATGTATACAAATTCGATGAACCGGATAATCAAGAACTTCAAGACGACCGTAGAAGCTTACATGCAAGGAATTCATTCTATGGAGGCCATCCATCCATGGTAGCCGTGAGTACGGTATTCGTAGCCAAGACCTTTCATGACCTCAATCCGGATTCCGATCTGCGATACGCCCTCTGGGGTGTGGCAGCGGCCAGTACACTGACTACCGGCTATCTGCGGGTCCAGGCAGGGAAACACTTTCCTAGCGATGTGATCACCGGGGTGGTCATCTCTTCTAGTATCGGATTCTTAGTGCCTCATCTGCACAAGAGAGATAGAAAGGATACAGC